Proteins from a genomic interval of Deltaproteobacteria bacterium:
- a CDS encoding nicotinate phosphoribosyltransferase: MRSVLETDGYKLSMAEAGWPLRRETFYFGFRQGGPAVMPLDVAAHVRTLLPAATEADYDYLAAHGYPMGAGFRGAIGKTELIRVDAIPAGAIFYPGEPAFSVTGPSALVSWLEPLVLQLHFRIQLASVAQFEPEKLPSLLGAATCEPERTLIREVLDRAKVAVPSPGIDDGYRARVRETAAALVAAVGDGSRIFEVGMRSASCPEQHLLALEGCKQGGVTKTSNVFGAQKLGMTPVGTMGHEHVQRYGSDALAFRAMRDRRPERSSYLLDTYDTLGQGLPAAYDLMLEEPKHGDSIRFDSGDKAAQLRVADAKARTLGLEPIYVIEDGLNLERTRALEEVRRELHLAPERLFYGFGGELVSCPSEHKLTRDRVGAIWKLCETANTPTMKFANSPGKQSLPGRPVVWRRVSGSGPIGIVAQNGETPPAGYVRLTGATQDLGGLDRNASVEHSAETKALEASLTAKHFPPYRGPGHLHSA, translated from the coding sequence ATGCGCTCGGTGCTGGAGACCGACGGCTACAAGCTGAGCATGGCCGAGGCCGGCTGGCCGCTCCGCCGCGAGACGTTCTACTTCGGCTTCCGGCAAGGTGGCCCCGCGGTGATGCCGCTCGACGTCGCGGCGCACGTGCGCACGCTGCTCCCCGCGGCCACCGAGGCCGACTACGACTACCTGGCCGCGCACGGCTACCCGATGGGCGCCGGATTTCGCGGGGCCATCGGGAAGACGGAGCTCATCCGCGTCGACGCGATCCCTGCAGGCGCCATCTTCTATCCCGGCGAGCCTGCGTTCAGCGTGACGGGCCCCAGCGCGCTGGTGTCCTGGCTCGAGCCGCTGGTGCTGCAGCTGCACTTTCGCATCCAGCTCGCGTCGGTCGCGCAGTTCGAGCCGGAGAAGCTGCCGTCGCTGCTCGGCGCGGCGACGTGCGAGCCCGAGCGGACGCTCATCCGCGAGGTTCTCGACCGCGCGAAGGTTGCAGTCCCCTCGCCGGGCATCGACGACGGCTACCGGGCGCGCGTGCGCGAGACGGCGGCTGCGCTCGTGGCCGCTGTCGGCGACGGCAGCCGGATCTTCGAGGTGGGCATGCGCTCTGCGAGCTGCCCCGAGCAGCACCTGCTCGCGCTCGAGGGCTGCAAGCAGGGCGGCGTCACCAAGACGAGCAACGTCTTCGGCGCGCAGAAGCTGGGAATGACTCCCGTGGGCACGATGGGTCACGAGCACGTGCAGCGCTACGGCTCGGATGCGCTCGCGTTCCGCGCCATGCGCGACCGGCGGCCCGAGCGCTCCAGCTACCTGCTCGACACCTACGACACGCTCGGCCAGGGGCTGCCCGCGGCGTACGACTTGATGCTCGAGGAGCCCAAGCACGGCGACTCCATCCGCTTCGACTCGGGCGACAAGGCCGCGCAGCTCCGCGTGGCGGATGCCAAGGCGCGCACGCTCGGGCTCGAGCCGATCTACGTGATTGAAGACGGGCTCAACCTGGAGCGCACCCGCGCGCTCGAGGAGGTGCGACGCGAACTGCATCTCGCGCCGGAGCGGCTCTTCTACGGCTTCGGCGGCGAGCTGGTGTCGTGCCCGTCGGAGCACAAGCTCACCCGCGATCGCGTGGGCGCCATCTGGAAGCTCTGCGAGACCGCGAACACGCCCACCATGAAGTTCGCCAACTCGCCGGGAAAGCAGAGCCTGCCCGGGCGTCCCGTCGTGTGGCGGCGCGTGAGCGGCTCGGGGCCGATCGGCATCGTGGCCCAGAACGGCGAGACGCCGCCCGCTGGGTACGTGCGGCTCACCGGCGCGACGCAGGACCTGGGCGGGCTCGATCGCAACGCGAGCGTCGAGCACAGCGCGGAGACCAAGGCGCTGGAGGCGTCGCTGACGGCGAAGCACTTCCCGCCGTACCGCGGGCCGGGCCACCTTCACTCCGCGTGA
- a CDS encoding protein phosphatase 2C domain-containing protein: MSTALPFLLSTASVTGSSHRERSRNNQDAVAVHTEPDLLVAVIADGCSSSPRAEAGAALGARWLASWVPTYLRYERDPHALVDQARAGLLEYLTAAVDGLQPQKRDRAKTIQELFLFTFLVGLVDAERALCFGLGDGVCAVNGTITVMDPGPGGAPPYLSYELIRPVLERDPGPLRPQLMHHAPAEELDSLLIASDGLLSLVPGEGEAKADELAQLWTGDVFARDERALGRYLSERAGRLADDTTAALFRRKP, from the coding sequence GTGTCCACGGCGCTGCCCTTCTTGCTCTCCACGGCCTCGGTGACGGGCTCCTCCCACCGCGAGCGAAGCCGCAACAACCAGGACGCCGTCGCCGTCCACACCGAGCCCGACCTGCTCGTGGCCGTGATCGCCGACGGTTGCTCCAGCTCGCCCCGTGCCGAGGCGGGCGCGGCGTTGGGCGCGCGCTGGCTGGCGAGCTGGGTGCCCACGTACCTGCGCTACGAGCGCGATCCGCACGCGCTCGTCGACCAGGCGCGCGCCGGGCTGCTCGAGTACCTCACCGCGGCCGTCGATGGCCTGCAGCCGCAGAAGCGCGACCGCGCCAAGACCATCCAGGAGCTCTTCCTCTTCACCTTCCTCGTGGGCCTGGTCGACGCGGAGCGCGCGCTCTGCTTCGGCCTGGGCGACGGCGTCTGCGCGGTGAACGGGACGATCACCGTGATGGACCCCGGGCCCGGCGGCGCGCCGCCCTACCTGTCGTACGAGCTCATCCGCCCCGTGCTGGAGCGCGACCCGGGGCCGCTGCGGCCGCAGCTCATGCACCACGCGCCGGCCGAGGAGCTCGACTCGCTGCTCATCGCGAGCGACGGGCTGCTCTCGCTGGTCCCGGGCGAGGGCGAGGCCAAGGCCGACGAGCTCGCGCAGCTCTGGACGGGCGATGTCTTCGCGCGCGACGAGCGGGCGCTCGGACGTTACCTTTCGGAGCGCGCGGGCCGGCTCGCTGACGACACCACCGCCGCGCTCTTCCGCCGCAAGCCGTGA
- the dacB gene encoding D-alanyl-D-alanine carboxypeptidase/D-alanyl-D-alanine-endopeptidase — MTARHDLSRLAIGAFTFLLCASAAAAPLSDKDAAALRSACEDVVARTTLQRARAGILVATEDGKVVYQHDADELLNPASNVKLFSSAAALVRLGPDYRWETDFLLRDPIKSNGEVKDLYVRGNGDPTLGTQQLYEIVAELYHQGLRTITGTIYLDDSYFDGDRVGPGFDQETSDRAYMAPTGALSLNANAVEINVFPGAGSGAPARVELEPASDYFNVTSNAVTVRSSDLGRVQVKLSVDGEKQKLEVKGRVPFDKPGTVLYRKVDRPDLYFGATLKQLLKDRGIKFRGKIKHAQTPQDAKIFYGYESDPLAVAVRRMNKTSSNFIAEQLVKTLGANQKGPPGSWTNGVEAIEDFLEQEVGIPRGTYVMKNGSGLNDTNRFSASQIVKLLGYMEKRFQTAPEYLTSLGIAGKDGTVRGRMEGTDAAGRLRAKTGTLDGVTSLSGIVESVGGQKFLFAMVVNDYPGKHAQVNAAMDDLGVAIAEAGGAVSPDQAARQMVANSVPVPSPMAELRQRVTTFGSLGKLHDKRNLPFLRTALRTERDPAVRAVVAEAMFASDPSDSSNSRAVLDNWSATPEVFGRLQAVGRDLGTPMPVIGALLDIAADGSPEALGHVVECAPLSANDAPLSQMLSDGLEQISRNAPDELLVAMHLAPADTSRSALDLLVRGIAASTDPSENPFPRAIAEAEAGKDPDLALYAHALQSEFQTKLALARAAPKVNAPTPTNTATPNGTIIPAKDKEPGKTGKVEPATSPMPKG; from the coding sequence ATGACCGCCCGCCACGACCTCTCGCGACTCGCCATCGGGGCGTTCACATTTTTGTTATGCGCGTCGGCTGCGGCCGCTCCGCTCAGCGACAAGGACGCCGCGGCGCTGCGCTCGGCCTGCGAGGACGTGGTGGCGCGCACCACCCTGCAGCGCGCACGCGCCGGCATCCTGGTCGCGACCGAGGACGGCAAGGTCGTCTACCAGCACGACGCCGACGAGCTCTTGAACCCCGCCTCGAACGTGAAGCTCTTCTCGAGCGCGGCGGCGCTGGTGCGGCTCGGGCCGGACTACCGCTGGGAGACGGACTTCCTGCTCCGCGATCCCATCAAGTCGAACGGCGAGGTGAAGGATCTCTACGTGCGCGGCAACGGCGATCCCACGCTGGGCACGCAGCAGCTCTACGAGATCGTGGCCGAGCTCTACCACCAGGGCCTGCGCACCATCACCGGCACCATCTATTTGGACGACAGCTACTTCGACGGCGACCGCGTGGGCCCCGGCTTCGACCAGGAGACGAGCGACCGCGCGTACATGGCGCCCACCGGCGCGCTCTCGCTGAACGCGAACGCGGTGGAGATCAACGTCTTCCCGGGCGCGGGCTCGGGCGCGCCGGCGCGCGTGGAGCTGGAGCCCGCGAGCGACTACTTCAACGTCACCAGCAACGCGGTCACGGTGCGCTCGAGCGACCTGGGCCGCGTGCAGGTGAAGCTCAGCGTCGACGGCGAGAAGCAGAAGCTGGAGGTGAAGGGCCGCGTGCCCTTCGACAAGCCGGGCACGGTGCTCTACCGCAAGGTGGACAGGCCCGACCTCTACTTCGGCGCGACGCTGAAGCAGCTCCTGAAGGACCGCGGCATCAAGTTCAGGGGGAAGATCAAGCACGCCCAGACACCGCAGGACGCGAAGATCTTCTACGGCTACGAGAGCGATCCGCTCGCCGTCGCCGTGCGGAGAATGAACAAGACCAGCTCGAACTTCATCGCCGAGCAGCTGGTGAAGACGCTGGGCGCCAACCAGAAGGGCCCGCCGGGCAGCTGGACGAACGGCGTCGAGGCCATCGAGGACTTCCTCGAGCAAGAGGTCGGCATCCCGCGCGGCACGTACGTGATGAAGAACGGCTCGGGCTTGAACGACACCAACCGCTTCTCCGCGTCACAGATCGTGAAACTTCTTGGTTACATGGAGAAGCGCTTCCAGACCGCGCCGGAGTACCTCACCAGCCTGGGCATCGCCGGCAAGGACGGCACCGTGCGCGGCCGCATGGAAGGCACGGACGCCGCGGGCCGCCTGCGCGCGAAGACCGGCACGCTGGACGGCGTGACCTCGCTGTCGGGCATTGTCGAGAGCGTGGGCGGGCAAAAGTTCCTCTTCGCCATGGTGGTGAACGACTACCCGGGCAAGCACGCGCAGGTGAACGCGGCGATGGACGACCTCGGCGTCGCCATCGCCGAAGCGGGCGGCGCGGTGAGCCCCGACCAAGCGGCGCGGCAGATGGTGGCGAACTCGGTGCCTGTGCCCTCGCCGATGGCGGAGCTGCGGCAGCGGGTGACGACGTTTGGATCGCTGGGCAAGCTCCACGACAAGCGCAACCTGCCCTTCCTGCGCACGGCCCTGCGGACGGAGCGCGATCCGGCCGTTCGCGCGGTGGTGGCCGAGGCGATGTTCGCGAGCGATCCCAGCGACTCGTCGAACAGCCGCGCGGTGCTCGACAACTGGAGCGCGACGCCCGAGGTCTTCGGCCGGCTGCAGGCGGTGGGTCGCGATCTGGGCACGCCCATGCCGGTGATCGGCGCGCTGCTGGACATCGCCGCCGACGGCAGCCCCGAAGCGCTCGGCCACGTGGTGGAGTGCGCGCCGCTGTCGGCGAACGACGCGCCGCTGAGCCAGATGCTCTCCGACGGCCTGGAACAGATCTCGCGCAACGCCCCGGACGAGCTGCTGGTGGCGATGCACCTCGCGCCCGCGGACACCTCGCGGTCGGCGCTGGATCTCCTGGTGCGCGGCATCGCCGCCTCGACGGATCCGAGCGAGAACCCGTTCCCGCGCGCCATCGCCGAGGCCGAGGCCGGCAAGGACCCGGATCTCGCGTTGTACGCGCACGCCCTGCAGTCGGAGTTCCAGACCAAGCTCGCGCTCGCGCGCGCGGCCCCCAAGGTGAACGCGCCCACGCCGACGAACACGGCCACGCCGAACGGCACGATCATCCCGGCCAAGGACAAAGAGCCTGGCAAGACCGGCAAGGTCGAGCCGGCCACGTCGCCCATGCCGAAAGGCTGA
- a CDS encoding glutamate-5-semialdehyde dehydrogenase — translation MSTTARSLAENARAASAVLARAPSTAKDAALRSMADALLKRESAILAANAEDLRAAEDSGMSGAMLDRLKLDSKRLAGMAQSLREVVALPDPVGEVGEVRLRPNGVRVEKVRIPLGTVLMIYEARPNATAEAAALCVKSGNAVILRGGKEALRSNTAIASALAAGLEAAGLPQGAVQLVPTADRELLQELLQLDAFIDLCIPRGGKGLIEFVGEHARMPVVKHAEGVCHVYVHASADLEMATRIAVNSKAQRPGVCNAAECLLVDRDIADKALPRLGRALADAKVELRADPVSFSVLERAGVPVREAKPEDFGKEFLDLVMAVRVVKDLDGAMEHIAKYGTGHTEAIVTSDYAAARRFAREVIASGVIVNASTRLNDGGQLGLGAEIGISTSRLHAYGPMGLRELTTQKYMVLGDGQIRS, via the coding sequence ATGTCCACGACCGCCCGCTCCCTCGCCGAAAACGCACGCGCCGCCAGCGCTGTGCTCGCCCGCGCGCCGTCGACGGCCAAGGACGCGGCACTGCGGTCGATGGCCGACGCCCTCTTGAAGCGCGAGTCCGCCATCCTCGCCGCCAATGCGGAAGACCTGCGCGCGGCGGAAGACTCCGGCATGTCGGGCGCGATGCTCGACCGCCTCAAGCTCGATTCGAAGCGACTCGCGGGCATGGCCCAGAGCCTGCGCGAGGTCGTCGCGTTGCCGGATCCCGTCGGTGAGGTCGGCGAGGTGCGGCTGCGCCCCAACGGCGTGCGCGTGGAGAAGGTGCGCATCCCGCTGGGGACGGTTCTGATGATCTACGAGGCGCGTCCGAACGCGACGGCCGAGGCCGCAGCGCTCTGCGTGAAGAGCGGGAACGCGGTGATCCTCCGCGGAGGCAAAGAGGCGCTGCGCTCGAACACGGCCATCGCCTCGGCGCTCGCGGCCGGCCTCGAAGCTGCCGGCTTGCCTCAGGGCGCGGTCCAGCTCGTACCCACCGCGGATCGCGAGCTGCTTCAGGAATTGCTCCAGCTCGATGCCTTCATCGATCTCTGCATCCCGCGCGGCGGCAAGGGGCTCATCGAGTTCGTGGGCGAGCACGCGCGCATGCCGGTGGTGAAGCACGCCGAGGGCGTATGCCACGTGTACGTGCATGCGTCGGCGGATCTGGAGATGGCCACGCGCATCGCGGTGAACTCGAAGGCGCAGCGCCCCGGCGTGTGCAACGCGGCCGAGTGTCTCCTCGTGGATCGCGACATCGCCGACAAGGCGCTGCCGCGGCTGGGGCGCGCGCTCGCGGATGCGAAGGTGGAGCTGCGCGCGGATCCGGTGAGCTTCTCGGTGCTGGAGCGCGCGGGCGTGCCCGTGCGCGAGGCCAAGCCCGAGGACTTCGGCAAGGAGTTCCTGGACCTGGTGATGGCCGTGCGCGTGGTGAAGGACCTCGACGGCGCCATGGAGCACATCGCCAAGTACGGCACGGGGCACACCGAGGCCATCGTCACCAGCGACTACGCGGCGGCCCGGCGCTTCGCGCGCGAGGTGATCGCCAGCGGCGTCATCGTGAACGCATCCACGCGCCTCAACGACGGCGGCCAGCTCGGCCTCGGCGCGGAGATCGGCATCTCCACCTCGCGGCTGCATGCGTATGGACCGATGGGCCTGCGCGAGCTGACCACGCAGAAGTACATGGTGCTCGGCGACGGGCAGATCCGCTCGTAG
- a CDS encoding rhomboid family intramembrane serine protease: MIPIRDTIPTHTRPVVNTTLIVLNVLAFLFELSLGSDLDAFIRSFGLVPTHVHAALAEGDFLAVGIWTIASMFLHGGWLHLGGNMLYLWIFGDNVEDALGHGLYIVFYFACGIAAAAAHVVFNAGSALPTVGASGAIAGVLGAYLVMYPRARVVTLVPIFFYVTFIEVPAPIYLGLWFVMQVLSGTAQITHATRHAVEGAGGIAWFAHLGGFICGVLLAFLLPKRARPAYVDAPRFARRRYGW; the protein is encoded by the coding sequence GTGATCCCCATCCGCGACACAATCCCCACGCACACGCGACCCGTCGTGAACACGACGTTGATCGTGCTCAACGTGCTCGCGTTCCTCTTCGAGCTCTCGCTGGGGAGCGATCTCGACGCGTTCATTCGCAGCTTCGGACTGGTGCCCACGCACGTGCACGCGGCGCTCGCGGAGGGTGACTTCCTCGCGGTCGGTATCTGGACGATCGCAAGCATGTTCCTGCACGGCGGCTGGCTGCACCTCGGCGGCAACATGCTCTACCTGTGGATCTTCGGCGACAACGTCGAGGACGCGCTCGGGCACGGGCTCTACATCGTCTTCTACTTCGCGTGCGGCATCGCGGCGGCGGCGGCGCACGTGGTCTTCAACGCGGGCAGCGCGCTGCCGACCGTCGGCGCCTCCGGCGCGATCGCCGGCGTCCTGGGCGCATACCTGGTGATGTACCCGCGCGCGCGCGTGGTGACGCTGGTGCCGATCTTCTTCTACGTCACCTTCATCGAGGTGCCCGCGCCGATCTACCTCGGGCTCTGGTTCGTGATGCAGGTGCTCAGCGGCACCGCGCAGATCACCCACGCCACGCGGCACGCGGTGGAAGGGGCGGGCGGCATCGCCTGGTTCGCGCACCTGGGCGGCTTCATCTGCGGCGTGCTGCTCGCGTTCTTGCTGCCGAAGCGCGCGCGCCCTGCCTACGTCGACGCGCCCCGCTTCGCGCGACGTCGCTACGGCTGGTAG
- a CDS encoding ribulose-phosphate 3-epimerase — translation MASPLIAPSLLSCDFSRLKEEIIAIEKAGADVLHVDVMDGRFVPNLTIGPPVVAAMKKHATKPLDCHLMIVEPEKYIDAFANAGASWISVHVEATVHVHRALQHIASKGVKPGVVLNPGTPVSHVEDVLDDVHHVLVMSVNPGFGGQSFIPRAHEKVRELNRLRAERRLNFLIEIDGGIKAANAGRVCRDGADVLVAGSAIFEQPDYAAAIAAIRKEAEAGCKAR, via the coding sequence ATGGCCTCGCCGCTCATCGCGCCCTCGCTGCTCTCCTGCGACTTCTCCCGGCTGAAGGAAGAGATCATCGCCATCGAGAAGGCCGGCGCCGACGTGCTCCACGTCGACGTCATGGACGGCCGCTTCGTGCCCAACCTCACGATCGGTCCGCCGGTCGTTGCCGCGATGAAGAAGCACGCCACCAAGCCGCTCGACTGCCACCTGATGATCGTCGAGCCGGAGAAGTACATCGACGCGTTCGCAAATGCGGGTGCGTCGTGGATATCGGTTCATGTGGAGGCGACGGTGCACGTGCATCGCGCGCTTCAGCACATCGCGTCCAAGGGCGTGAAGCCGGGTGTCGTGCTCAACCCCGGAACGCCGGTGTCGCATGTCGAAGATGTGCTCGACGACGTGCACCATGTCTTGGTGATGAGCGTGAACCCCGGCTTCGGCGGACAGTCGTTCATCCCGCGCGCGCACGAGAAGGTCCGCGAGCTCAACCGGCTGCGCGCTGAGCGCCGACTGAACTTCCTCATCGAGATCGACGGCGGCATCAAGGCCGCCAACGCCGGCCGAGTGTGCCGCGATGGCGCCGACGTGCTCGTGGCCGGAAGCGCGATCTTCGAGCAGCCCGACTACGCCGCGGCGATCGCGGCGATCCGCAAAGAGGCCGAAGCCGGTTGCAAGGCGCGCTGA
- the rsmB gene encoding 16S rRNA (cytosine(967)-C(5))-methyltransferase RsmB — MPRSADARALALQVLLRVERQQAYLNLTLASVLDTAGDIDRRDAALATELCYGVYRRLLALDAAIAAHADRSLQKLEAVVLAALRLGAYQLLYLDRVPERAAVAATVELVKKERPRAAGFVNAILRAISRERTVPLPDAQKDFARHLSIRESHPRWLVERFLAQLGPTETEALLVAHNKAPAIQVRANVKRANRDEVLQALKDDGVTATPTTHSPVGMTLVDPGPLEKLASYKRGLWQVQDEAAQCVGFLARPAGGARLLDGCAAPGGKACHLLERMDAGAKLLAVDLHQNKLGKIHAEAQRLGLADSLELRAHDLTTPLAGSPKFDRVLIDAPCTGLGTLRRHPELRYRREPQDIARLAELQASILRNVATHVAPGGLLTYAVCSVTPEEGSQQIEKFLAEAKGFSRVGGEDLPASVKPLVDEKGQLSTWPHRHEADGFWAATLRRD, encoded by the coding sequence ATGCCGCGCTCTGCAGATGCCCGCGCCCTCGCGCTCCAAGTGCTGCTCCGCGTGGAGCGGCAGCAGGCGTATTTGAATCTGACGCTGGCGTCGGTGCTCGATACCGCCGGTGACATCGATCGTCGAGACGCCGCCCTGGCCACCGAGCTCTGCTACGGCGTGTACCGGCGCTTGCTGGCGCTCGACGCCGCGATCGCTGCGCACGCGGATCGCTCGCTGCAGAAGCTCGAGGCCGTGGTGCTCGCTGCGCTGCGACTGGGCGCGTACCAGCTGCTCTATCTCGACCGCGTGCCCGAGCGCGCTGCCGTGGCCGCGACCGTGGAGCTCGTGAAGAAGGAGCGTCCGCGCGCGGCCGGATTCGTGAACGCGATCCTCCGCGCCATCTCGCGTGAGCGCACCGTGCCCTTGCCCGACGCGCAGAAGGACTTCGCGCGGCACCTCTCGATCCGCGAGTCGCATCCGCGGTGGCTCGTCGAGCGATTCCTGGCGCAGCTCGGGCCGACCGAAACCGAAGCGCTGCTCGTGGCGCACAACAAGGCGCCCGCCATCCAGGTGCGCGCGAACGTGAAGCGCGCGAATCGCGACGAGGTGCTGCAGGCGTTGAAGGACGACGGTGTCACGGCGACGCCCACCACGCACTCGCCGGTGGGCATGACGCTCGTGGATCCCGGGCCGCTGGAGAAGCTCGCGAGCTACAAGCGCGGGCTCTGGCAGGTGCAGGACGAGGCCGCGCAGTGCGTGGGCTTCCTCGCGCGTCCCGCTGGCGGCGCGCGGCTGCTCGATGGCTGTGCAGCGCCGGGCGGAAAGGCGTGTCACCTGCTCGAGCGCATGGATGCCGGCGCCAAGCTGCTCGCGGTCGACCTGCACCAGAACAAGCTCGGCAAGATCCACGCGGAGGCGCAGCGGCTCGGCCTCGCGGACTCACTCGAGTTGCGCGCGCACGATCTCACCACGCCGCTCGCGGGCTCGCCGAAGTTCGATCGCGTGCTCATCGACGCGCCGTGTACCGGCCTGGGCACGCTTCGCCGACATCCCGAGCTGCGCTATCGACGCGAGCCGCAGGACATCGCGCGGCTCGCCGAGTTGCAGGCGTCGATCTTGCGAAATGTGGCCACCCACGTCGCACCGGGCGGGCTGCTCACGTACGCCGTCTGCTCGGTGACGCCGGAAGAGGGTTCGCAGCAGATCGAGAAGTTCCTCGCGGAGGCGAAGGGCTTCTCGCGCGTCGGCGGCGAGGACTTGCCCGCGTCGGTGAAGCCGCTCGTCGACGAGAAGGGCCAGCTGTCCACGTGGCCGCACCGTCACGAGGCCGACGGCTTCTGGGCCGCCACGCTGCGGCGAGATTGA
- a CDS encoding type II 3-dehydroquinate dehydratase has protein sequence MRLAHLLVLHGPHHDLLGEAPLADQPALGDIDRALELAASVGVAGVRSAQGNSEAELVAALHRNRDWATHVLVSPGALAPTAYVLREALALAKLPYAELFLDAFPGAADHARRSVLREGAELQKRGNAPAVYIETAEKLLKAKFNRAATEALASAVKVASAKVEPSAGPRLPPPVTKEVGRKVRNEVASQGRVQKTIGRSPPKAAEAAPVRSAAGITRALVKAQISNRLARRITSAELAVWGREQWLAVERGAATESGQRELLSEALQALALSSVPGATLSEPELLEWMARMG, from the coding sequence ATGCGACTCGCTCACCTCCTCGTGCTCCACGGTCCGCACCACGACCTGCTCGGCGAAGCGCCGCTCGCGGATCAGCCGGCGCTCGGCGACATCGATCGCGCGCTCGAATTGGCCGCGAGTGTGGGCGTCGCCGGCGTGCGCAGCGCACAGGGCAACAGCGAGGCCGAGCTGGTGGCCGCGCTGCATCGAAATCGGGACTGGGCCACGCACGTGCTCGTCAGCCCGGGCGCGCTCGCGCCCACGGCGTACGTCCTCCGCGAGGCGCTCGCGCTCGCCAAGCTGCCCTACGCCGAGCTCTTCCTCGACGCCTTCCCGGGCGCGGCCGATCACGCGCGGCGCTCGGTGCTGCGCGAGGGCGCGGAGCTGCAGAAGCGCGGCAATGCACCGGCCGTGTACATCGAGACCGCCGAGAAGCTGCTCAAGGCCAAGTTCAACCGCGCGGCCACGGAAGCGCTCGCGAGCGCGGTCAAGGTCGCGTCGGCGAAGGTCGAACCCTCGGCCGGGCCGCGACTGCCGCCGCCGGTGACCAAGGAGGTCGGTCGCAAGGTGCGCAACGAGGTCGCCTCCCAGGGTCGCGTGCAGAAGACGATCGGCCGCTCGCCGCCGAAGGCCGCCGAGGCCGCTCCGGTGCGCAGCGCAGCGGGCATCACGCGCGCGCTGGTGAAGGCGCAGATCTCCAATCGCCTCGCGCGACGCATCACCTCCGCGGAGCTGGCGGTGTGGGGCCGCGAGCAGTGGCTGGCCGTCGAGCGCGGCGCGGCCACCGAGTCGGGCCAGCGCGAGTTGCTGTCGGAAGCGCTGCAGGCGCTCGCGCTCTCGAGCGTGCCCGGCGCGACCTTGAGCGAGCCGGAGCTCCTGGAGTGGATGGCCCGAATGGGCTGA
- a CDS encoding methionyl-tRNA formyltransferase, translated as MGTPDFAVPLVEAASTLGELVAVVTQPDKPKGRGNELAAPPVKEWALAHGIPVWQPVKIKTGEFEAQLRAVQPDVAVVAAYGRILPKGVLDAPRLGCVNVHASLLPKLRGAAPIQWAIANGESETGVCLMQMDEGLDTGAVLARRAIPIAADETGGSLFDKLSVLGRELLVAELPRFLKGELTPVPQDHAKHTLAPIIEKSNGELDFTKPAIELERRVRAFDPWPGTFTRVDGKLLKVLKARVVDGSGAPGTVLRAGAEGLVVACGQGALAVEELQLEGRKRMRAADFLAGFKVEMGKKLGT; from the coding sequence ATGGGGACGCCCGACTTCGCCGTGCCGCTCGTCGAGGCCGCGAGCACGCTCGGCGAGCTGGTGGCCGTGGTCACCCAGCCCGACAAGCCCAAGGGCCGCGGCAACGAGCTCGCCGCGCCGCCGGTGAAGGAGTGGGCGCTCGCGCACGGCATTCCCGTGTGGCAGCCGGTGAAGATCAAGACCGGCGAGTTCGAGGCGCAGCTGCGCGCGGTGCAGCCGGACGTCGCGGTCGTTGCCGCGTACGGGCGCATCCTGCCCAAGGGCGTGCTCGACGCGCCGCGCTTGGGTTGCGTGAACGTGCACGCGTCGTTGTTGCCAAAGCTGCGTGGCGCCGCGCCGATTCAGTGGGCGATCGCGAACGGCGAGTCCGAGACCGGCGTGTGCCTGATGCAGATGGACGAAGGCCTCGACACCGGCGCCGTGCTCGCGCGCCGCGCGATTCCGATCGCAGCCGACGAGACCGGCGGCTCGCTCTTCGACAAGCTCTCCGTGCTCGGACGCGAGCTGCTCGTCGCGGAGCTGCCCCGATTCCTGAAGGGCGAGCTCACGCCTGTGCCGCAAGATCACGCGAAGCACACGCTGGCGCCGATCATCGAGAAGTCGAACGGCGAGCTCGACTTCACCAAGCCGGCGATCGAGCTCGAGCGTCGGGTGCGCGCGTTCGATCCCTGGCCGGGCACGTTCACGCGCGTGGATGGGAAGCTGCTCAAGGTGCTCAAGGCGCGGGTTGTCGACGGCTCGGGCGCCCCGGGGACGGTGCTTCGGGCGGGCGCGGAAGGGCTGGTCGTTGCGTGTGGGCAGGGCGCGCTGGCCGTGGAGGAGTTGCAGCTCGAGGGCCGCAAGCGCATGCGCGCCGCGGACTTTCTCGCGGGGTTCAAGGTTGAAATGGGGAAGAAGCTGGGGACGTAA